The Pseudanabaena galeata CCNP1313 genome includes a region encoding these proteins:
- the psb30 gene encoding photosystem II reaction center protein Ycf12/Psb30: MDFLNPVFSAFSSINFQLIFQLTCLALIVVSGPVIIFLLSANSGDL, encoded by the coding sequence ATGGACTTCCTAAACCCTGTATTTTCCGCATTTTCCAGTATTAATTTTCAGCTAATTTTCCAATTGACTTGTTTAGCGCTGATTGTTGTTTCTGGCCCCGTCATCATCTTTTTGTTATCTGCTAACAGTGGCGACTTGTAA
- a CDS encoding YcjF family protein, with amino-acid sequence MLNYRTVLSHKILQKKWILGLGIVSVAAITNTLFSLEHDWHLLSISTLMIGGTLLFVNVRKSFAAGIEQPTVIDRSYLFKELQQAQKAIAKIADLGKRDTLDAQAQQITNNLQKNHFQIVVFGTGSAGKTSVINALLGRKAGKTGAAIGTTIARQEYACQGIDFSPVGITPIQSENKVKRQISLLDTSGTQEMGAMGQQREIESLQVVQNADLMIFVTEGDLTNSEYCELERLAGLGKRVILVFNKTDLYLPSDRENVLAKLKERTQHFLATTDIVAIAAQPSPIKVRQYANAEDSVHSDAIQEWWEDLPPDVTALKERIETILSNEWEDLLIHNTHLQIKNLLQEINGTINHQRRQDAATIINRYQLIAATTVFANPIPAIDLLAGAAINTQMLMDLGKIYDRPLNFKQTQQVAMIIAQQLLQLGCIEIASSAIASCFKVNALTYAIGGSMQAVTAAYLTHIGGMSFVEYLEQQPETQSAPAMTNALQQICQKTFNALQSDRFFIDFVTSISSRVASNYGALRS; translated from the coding sequence ATGCTGAACTATCGCACAGTCTTATCTCATAAAATTTTACAAAAAAAATGGATATTAGGTTTAGGGATTGTCAGTGTTGCTGCGATCACCAACACCTTATTTTCCCTTGAGCATGACTGGCATTTACTGAGCATAAGTACGCTAATGATTGGCGGCACACTTTTGTTTGTGAATGTGCGAAAGAGCTTTGCTGCGGGGATAGAACAACCGACGGTAATCGATCGCAGTTATCTATTTAAAGAACTACAGCAAGCGCAAAAGGCGATCGCCAAAATTGCCGATCTAGGTAAGCGTGACACCTTAGACGCGCAAGCTCAGCAAATCACCAACAATCTCCAAAAAAATCATTTTCAGATCGTCGTTTTTGGCACAGGCTCCGCAGGCAAAACTTCGGTAATTAATGCTTTGTTGGGACGCAAGGCAGGTAAGACTGGGGCAGCAATTGGCACAACGATCGCTCGTCAAGAATACGCTTGTCAAGGAATCGATTTTTCACCCGTTGGCATAACGCCAATTCAAAGTGAAAACAAGGTTAAGCGACAGATTTCTTTGCTTGATACATCGGGGACGCAAGAAATGGGAGCGATGGGACAGCAGAGAGAAATCGAATCTTTGCAAGTTGTCCAAAATGCCGATCTGATGATTTTTGTAACGGAGGGAGATTTAACCAATAGCGAATATTGCGAACTCGAACGCCTTGCTGGTTTAGGTAAGCGTGTAATTCTTGTTTTTAATAAGACGGATTTGTATTTGCCAAGCGATCGCGAAAATGTATTAGCCAAACTCAAGGAACGCACTCAGCATTTCTTAGCTACCACTGATATTGTGGCGATCGCCGCTCAGCCGAGTCCCATCAAAGTACGTCAATATGCCAATGCTGAAGATTCAGTTCATAGTGATGCAATTCAAGAATGGTGGGAAGATCTACCGCCAGATGTGACTGCTTTAAAAGAACGCATTGAGACAATTCTTTCTAATGAGTGGGAAGATTTGCTAATTCACAATACCCATCTGCAAATCAAGAATTTGCTACAGGAAATCAATGGCACAATCAATCATCAACGCCGCCAAGATGCCGCCACAATCATTAATCGTTATCAATTAATCGCCGCTACGACAGTTTTTGCGAATCCCATCCCTGCGATCGATTTGTTGGCTGGAGCCGCAATCAATACCCAAATGTTGATGGATCTCGGCAAAATTTATGATCGTCCCCTCAATTTCAAACAGACTCAACAAGTTGCAATGATCATTGCCCAGCAATTATTACAACTTGGGTGCATCGAAATCGCCAGCTCAGCGATCGCCTCCTGCTTTAAGGTAAATGCGCTCACCTATGCGATCGGTGGCTCCATGCAAGCCGTTACCGCCGCCTACTTAACTCACATTGGCGGTATGAGTTTTGTGGAATATCTAGAGCAGCAACCTGAAACACAATCTGCTCCTGCGATGACTAATGCATTGCAACAAATATGTCAAAAAACCTTTAACGCGTTACAAAGCGATCGCTTCTTTATCGACTTTGTAACCAGTATTTCCAGTCGTGTCGCTAGCAACTACGGCGCTTTGCGCTCATAA
- the grxC gene encoding glutaredoxin 3, which yields MAKVEIYTWRMCPFCIRAKHLLDKKGVEYTEYVIDGDEAARSAMVARGSDGKRSVPQIFINDQHIGGCDAIHALDAKGKLDALLA from the coding sequence ATGGCAAAGGTTGAGATTTATACATGGCGGATGTGTCCTTTCTGTATTAGGGCAAAACATTTACTCGATAAGAAAGGCGTAGAATACACAGAATATGTCATCGATGGGGATGAAGCAGCGCGATCGGCTATGGTAGCCAGAGGTTCTGACGGCAAACGTTCTGTCCCCCAAATTTTTATTAACGATCAGCATATTGGTGGTTGTGATGCTATTCACGCGCTAGATGCTAAAGGAAAACTTGATGCTTTGCTAGCATAA
- a CDS encoding tetratricopeptide repeat protein encodes MRHRIWLLAILASVSVGASPLRAQALLPHTTRINFGNLEEQALNLAREAAQLAQFEQYDLALPRARLAAQLAPKAFQTQGILGSIYLRKEQYAEAITALKLAHNLKKDEPTILFSLGAAYLRNKNYPEAISNLKQGLTLEPKAATAMFDLGNAYFLTKRYDEAVTIYNDVLVIDNKFWAATNNIGLVEYERGNVDQAIAKWQNSLKQAEKIEFLAAEPTLALATAFYRKGDRTKAVELAVEAMKIDPRYGKIPHLVENLWGDRLIADVKVVLAQPQVKQILAESDLATRQVPIIRRN; translated from the coding sequence GTGCGTCATCGAATTTGGTTGTTGGCAATACTTGCATCAGTTAGCGTTGGAGCCTCTCCACTACGCGCTCAAGCTCTTCTGCCCCACACAACAAGGATTAATTTTGGAAACTTAGAAGAGCAAGCGCTCAACTTGGCAAGGGAAGCCGCTCAACTTGCTCAATTTGAGCAGTACGATTTGGCATTACCTCGCGCTCGTTTAGCCGCACAACTAGCGCCCAAAGCATTTCAAACTCAAGGCATTCTTGGCAGCATCTATCTTCGTAAAGAGCAATACGCCGAAGCCATTACGGCTTTGAAATTGGCGCATAATCTCAAAAAAGATGAGCCGACGATTTTATTCAGTTTGGGAGCTGCCTATCTCCGCAATAAAAATTATCCCGAAGCAATTAGTAACCTCAAACAAGGACTAACCCTTGAGCCAAAAGCTGCCACAGCGATGTTTGACCTCGGCAATGCTTACTTTTTGACCAAACGTTATGACGAAGCAGTGACTATCTACAATGATGTCCTCGTAATCGATAACAAGTTTTGGGCTGCTACTAATAACATCGGTCTAGTTGAGTATGAACGCGGCAATGTCGATCAGGCGATCGCGAAATGGCAAAACTCGCTCAAGCAAGCCGAAAAAATTGAATTTCTCGCGGCTGAGCCAACCCTCGCCCTTGCCACAGCTTTTTATCGCAAAGGCGATCGCACTAAAGCTGTTGAGCTAGCTGTAGAAGCGATGAAAATCGATCCTCGCTATGGCAAAATTCCCCATTTAGTTGAAAATCTCTGGGGCGATCGGCTTATTGCCGATGTAAAAGTAGTCTTAGCGCAGCCTCAAGTCAAGCAAATTTTAGCTGAGAGCGATCTCGCTACTCGCCAAGTACCCATAATTCGCCGCAATTAA
- a CDS encoding branched-chain amino acid ABC transporter permease gives MIEYVSTLFINAAIFALFSLGLNLQWGFAGLVNFGHVAFMTVGAYTTVLLSLNGVPWFLAFLIAAAIAGLLGIIIGSTALKLREDYLGIVTIGVSEMVRLFVNNEEWLTKGTRGVQDFPLPLVNLVSRQYYSFVLAALLLVVVAIVYWRLEWLVRSPWGRVLKAIREDEEVVKALGKNVFWYKLQAFAIGGAIGGLAGSFYAWQLTTVYPDNFIPLITFQAWTIITIGGAGNNLGVILGAAIFQFYNALPRFLPEQIRADGGRFEAVQLILIGVTLILLMVWRPQGILGNKKELTLNR, from the coding sequence ATGATCGAATACGTCTCAACACTTTTCATTAACGCGGCTATCTTCGCTTTGTTTAGTCTAGGACTAAATCTACAATGGGGATTTGCAGGGTTGGTTAACTTTGGGCATGTGGCGTTTATGACGGTCGGAGCCTATACCACCGTATTGCTGAGCCTTAATGGTGTGCCTTGGTTTTTGGCTTTTCTAATAGCCGCAGCGATCGCTGGTTTACTGGGCATTATCATCGGCAGTACCGCCTTAAAATTGCGCGAAGACTATCTGGGAATCGTTACCATCGGTGTGTCAGAGATGGTACGTCTATTTGTGAACAATGAAGAATGGCTGACCAAAGGCACAAGGGGCGTGCAGGATTTTCCGCTCCCTTTAGTTAATCTAGTCTCACGTCAATATTATTCCTTTGTGTTGGCAGCACTCTTACTGGTAGTAGTGGCAATAGTATATTGGCGATTAGAGTGGTTAGTGCGATCGCCTTGGGGAAGAGTACTTAAGGCAATTCGTGAAGATGAAGAAGTAGTTAAGGCGCTAGGTAAAAATGTATTTTGGTATAAATTACAAGCCTTTGCGATCGGTGGAGCGATCGGCGGATTAGCAGGATCATTTTATGCTTGGCAATTAACTACTGTTTATCCTGATAATTTCATTCCTCTGATCACTTTCCAAGCATGGACAATCATCACAATTGGCGGTGCTGGCAACAATTTGGGTGTCATACTTGGTGCGGCAATATTTCAGTTTTACAATGCTCTGCCTCGGTTTCTACCTGAACAAATCCGTGCTGATGGTGGTAGGTTTGAGGCGGTTCAACTAATTCTGATCGGTGTTACTCTAATTTTGCTGATGGTATGGCGACCACAGGGAATTTTAGGTAATAAAAAAGAATTAACTTTAAATCGTTAA
- a CDS encoding shikimate kinase: MLNGTNIFLIGMMGAGKSTVGKLLAQKLGYNFLDTDPLIEKCAGKSIPEIFAKDGEETFRDLEQQVLSQVSAYTRLVVATGGGIVMRSLNWSHLHDGIVVWIDVPVETLYHRLKTASEQRPLLQTADPLQTLNDIYNQRRDRYAQADISIMVTENETTEAVRDRLFEMIQARISPDRLK, translated from the coding sequence ATGCTCAACGGAACGAATATATTTTTGATTGGGATGATGGGTGCAGGTAAAAGCACCGTCGGCAAGCTTTTAGCACAAAAATTAGGTTACAACTTTTTAGATACCGACCCACTTATTGAGAAATGTGCAGGGAAATCAATTCCTGAAATTTTTGCCAAGGATGGCGAAGAGACATTTCGCGATCTTGAACAACAAGTACTTTCACAAGTCTCGGCCTATACCCGTCTAGTTGTGGCAACAGGCGGCGGAATCGTCATGCGATCGCTCAATTGGTCGCACTTACACGATGGCATTGTTGTTTGGATTGATGTCCCTGTTGAGACTTTATACCATCGCCTCAAAACAGCATCGGAGCAACGCCCTCTTTTGCAAACTGCTGATCCATTACAAACCCTCAATGATATCTATAACCAACGTCGCGATCGCTATGCTCAAGCCGATATTTCGATCATGGTCACAGAGAATGAAACCACCGAAGCCGTCAGAGATCGCCTATTTGAGATGATCCAAGCTCGAATTTCCCCAGATCGACTCAAGTAA
- a CDS encoding adenylate/guanylate cyclase domain-containing protein translates to MTPSSPSRIPSIDTHATIEATIAVIAESESSSVKLNNPAPALTDFQDSSYRSSSALAVTAGGNFASVLAPLTPEKFSQVVNDVEQRLRIVNQTLGMLNTDFDVILDEMLQAIRGKIGELLSADRTTIFLLDADKNQLWTNVPSEDGKNIEIRISTEPTSIAGEVATYGHIVNIPFDFFDDPRSSQAKKQFERTGYRTYSMLSMPLLNDNDQLVAVVQLINKLRINDPSVPLEDSVDRVGFTEEDQALFAQFAPSMRLILESSQAFYSAAQKQRAADALMKAAMSLGQSLDLEATLKKVMDEAKLLMNADRSTLWLIDRDRNDLWTQIVDHYGLTKELRVPMGVGYAGRVAITGEVLNIPFDLYEHPDADNSKKFDQANGYRTCSLLCMPIFNSNKELIGVTQLVNKIQRGDFPEYDPNTWPASPERFKASFNGNDEEFMKVFNVQAGVALENAKLFAKVKQEQQMQKDILRSLSDGVISTDKHGKIIAANERAYDLLGVGNALLEGKSVYELINIEKANFTKWFETSLDGSDEKSRKQYYPDQTLRSTDGEQHSINISINTMSEGDEGEGVRGALVVMEDISQEKRLKSTMYRYMTQELAEQLLAGGDAKMGGDRKEVSVLFSDIRSYTTITETLAAEDVVMMLNEYFETMVEAVFNYKGTLDKYIGDAIMAVFGSPLPIPDHAWMAVQTAIDMRHRLKEFNIKRLEKLKPQNQKEIDMATIKIGIGINSDTVISGNIGSTRRMEFTAIGDGVNLGSRLEGASKQYGTDAIISETTYNLCSDRLWVRELDRIQVKGKNQPVSVYELIGLKSDPLNEIQSRIIEHYHAAREHYLTRKFSKAVAEFAEVLELDKNNKAANMHITRCQHFLLNAPEDDWDGVWRMTEK, encoded by the coding sequence ATGACACCATCATCCCCTTCTCGCATACCATCCATAGATACCCACGCTACGATTGAGGCGACGATTGCTGTAATTGCCGAGAGCGAATCTTCATCTGTCAAGCTCAACAATCCAGCCCCAGCTTTAACTGATTTTCAAGATAGTTCTTATCGTAGTTCCAGTGCCTTAGCTGTAACCGCAGGAGGTAATTTTGCCTCTGTGCTTGCACCACTTACGCCCGAAAAGTTTAGCCAAGTCGTTAATGACGTTGAGCAAAGATTACGGATCGTCAATCAAACCCTCGGAATGCTCAATACCGACTTTGATGTGATCCTTGATGAAATGCTGCAAGCAATTCGTGGCAAGATTGGTGAATTGTTGTCAGCCGATCGCACCACAATTTTTTTATTAGATGCCGATAAAAATCAACTATGGACAAATGTACCTAGTGAAGATGGCAAAAATATTGAAATTCGGATTTCCACAGAGCCAACTAGCATCGCTGGTGAAGTCGCTACCTACGGTCACATCGTCAATATTCCCTTTGACTTTTTTGATGATCCGCGATCGTCTCAAGCTAAAAAGCAATTTGAGCGGACTGGTTATCGCACCTACTCCATGCTCTCCATGCCCCTGTTGAACGATAACGATCAACTGGTTGCGGTGGTGCAGTTAATTAATAAACTGCGAATTAACGATCCCTCTGTCCCTCTAGAAGATAGCGTCGATCGCGTTGGTTTTACGGAAGAAGATCAGGCTCTATTTGCCCAGTTTGCGCCATCAATGCGCCTAATTTTAGAAAGTTCTCAGGCGTTTTATTCGGCAGCTCAAAAACAACGTGCTGCCGATGCCTTGATGAAAGCAGCCATGTCTCTAGGACAAAGTTTAGATCTAGAGGCTACCCTTAAAAAGGTGATGGACGAAGCTAAGTTATTGATGAATGCTGATCGCAGTACTCTGTGGCTAATCGATCGCGATCGCAATGATCTCTGGACACAAATAGTTGATCACTACGGCTTAACCAAAGAATTGCGCGTACCGATGGGCGTAGGTTATGCAGGTCGGGTTGCCATTACAGGCGAAGTCTTAAATATTCCCTTTGATCTTTACGAGCATCCTGATGCTGATAATTCTAAAAAATTCGATCAAGCCAATGGTTATCGTACCTGTAGCCTACTTTGTATGCCAATTTTCAACTCTAACAAAGAGTTAATTGGTGTTACTCAATTAGTTAACAAGATTCAGCGTGGTGATTTTCCTGAATATGACCCCAACACATGGCCAGCTTCCCCTGAGAGATTCAAGGCAAGTTTCAATGGTAATGACGAAGAATTCATGAAAGTCTTCAACGTTCAAGCTGGTGTGGCGCTAGAAAATGCCAAGCTATTCGCCAAGGTTAAGCAAGAACAGCAAATGCAAAAGGACATTTTGCGAAGTCTTTCCGATGGCGTGATCTCTACGGATAAACATGGCAAGATTATCGCTGCCAATGAACGCGCCTATGACTTACTTGGAGTCGGAAATGCCTTATTAGAAGGCAAGTCTGTGTATGAACTGATCAACATTGAAAAGGCGAACTTCACTAAATGGTTTGAAACTAGTTTGGATGGCAGTGACGAAAAAAGCCGTAAGCAATATTATCCCGATCAAACCCTGCGCTCTACCGATGGCGAACAGCACAGCATTAATATTTCCATCAACACCATGTCTGAAGGAGACGAAGGTGAAGGCGTGCGTGGCGCTCTAGTCGTCATGGAAGACATCAGCCAAGAAAAACGCCTCAAAAGTACGATGTATCGCTACATGACCCAAGAGCTAGCCGAGCAGCTTCTGGCTGGTGGTGATGCCAAAATGGGCGGCGATCGCAAAGAGGTTTCCGTATTATTCTCTGATATCCGTAGCTATACCACCATTACCGAAACCCTTGCGGCGGAAGATGTGGTGATGATGCTGAACGAATATTTTGAAACGATGGTGGAGGCTGTCTTTAACTACAAAGGCACGCTGGATAAATACATCGGCGATGCGATTATGGCGGTGTTTGGTTCGCCCTTGCCAATTCCCGATCATGCATGGATGGCTGTGCAAACGGCGATCGATATGCGCCATCGTTTAAAAGAATTTAATATCAAGCGGCTCGAAAAACTGAAGCCACAAAATCAAAAAGAAATTGATATGGCGACGATCAAAATTGGCATCGGTATCAACTCTGATACGGTGATCAGTGGCAATATTGGCTCCACCAGACGCATGGAATTTACGGCGATCGGCGATGGGGTGAATCTTGGTTCACGGCTAGAGGGTGCAAGTAAGCAATATGGTACAGATGCGATCATTAGTGAAACTACCTACAACCTCTGTAGCGATCGCCTCTGGGTACGCGAACTTGATCGCATTCAAGTTAAGGGCAAAAATCAACCTGTGAGTGTGTATGAATTAATTGGCTTAAAATCCGACCCACTAAACGAGATCCAATCTCGCATCATTGAGCATTACCATGCAGCTCGTGAGCATTACCTGACGCGGAAGTTTAGTAAGGCTGTTGCCGAATTTGCAGAAGTATTAGAACTCGATAAAAACAATAAAGCCGCCAATATGCATATCACTCGTTGTCAGCACTTTTTACTCAATGCACCCGAAGATGACTGGGATGGCGTATGGAGAATGACAGAAAAATAA
- a CDS encoding DNA gyrase/topoisomerase IV subunit A — MAKQGQQQLDFGLESNGGNIIPTSLHTEMQRSYLEYAMSVIVGRALPDARDGLKPVHRRIIYAMHELGLVPERPFRKCARVVGDVLGKYHPHGDQSVYDALVRLVQDFSSRYPLLAGHGNFGSVDNDPAAAMRYTECRLAAIGNEALLSEIEEDVVDFVDNFDGSEQEPAVLPAQLPMLLLNGSTGIAVGMATNIPPHNLSEVVDGAIALIDNPNLPDEQLLSLIPAPDFPTGGIIMNEDGVREAYLTGRGSVTIRGVASVEQFGGKGTGKRQKQAIIVTELPYQVNKSAWIEKIAELVNNGKIEGISDIRDESDRAGMRVVIELKKDISPEVIIDQLYRQTALQSNFGVILLALKGSQPKQMSLRELLQEFLSFREETLAKRFRYELKKAREKSHLLEGLVLVLQDIDRLIRILRFANNSALAKTDLQTEFALSETQAEAILSMPLRRITAIEQQKIREELETLQQQVSRLERLLGDRRELMKFLKKELRDHKKRHSDQRRTHLAWLLQGNQQRIAVPDIDEPEPPRATSKSSKSKNADKNTESDRQIQQTLDTGNVTEKVSDRKSPKATTNKQPKPVEVPLISLTTELNIPIAEPQDITVQLTHKGYIKSLEPNSRASQSVDLGDDVTIASYDTRSDREMVVMTSSGRAFPLALANVPIIKGKGRATPLITLLPDSTDRIVSQFVWEKNPESTAGLVLLSSQGKIKRSPLSEFADMTARGLIAAKFKEDDALFWADIVGLEQELAIATSAGRILRLKADETQIPTVGRTAAGNIALRLGSSEAQIGVSILDLQNNPSSELILITAEGFAKRIAAANIRSAVRGAIGSQCFKFQSRADRLVSMTAIAKPRLDLPVTFLIGQDNDIGLRTVQMPLGAIPLELPNSQGRSIFAGESDLVRSEKVIRVVAK; from the coding sequence ATGGCAAAGCAAGGGCAACAACAGCTAGATTTCGGGTTGGAGTCTAACGGGGGAAATATCATACCGACCTCATTGCATACGGAGATGCAGCGATCGTACCTAGAGTATGCGATGAGCGTCATTGTCGGACGTGCCTTGCCCGATGCCCGTGATGGGCTTAAACCTGTGCATCGCAGGATTATCTATGCCATGCATGAGCTTGGGCTTGTGCCAGAGCGTCCCTTTCGTAAATGCGCTCGCGTCGTTGGTGACGTATTGGGCAAATATCACCCCCACGGCGATCAATCGGTTTACGATGCCCTTGTACGTTTGGTGCAAGACTTTTCCAGTCGTTATCCATTATTGGCGGGGCATGGTAACTTTGGCTCCGTCGATAATGACCCTGCGGCGGCGATGCGTTATACCGAATGTCGCTTGGCGGCGATCGGTAATGAGGCTTTGCTCAGCGAAATCGAGGAAGATGTTGTTGATTTTGTTGATAACTTTGATGGCTCCGAGCAAGAGCCAGCCGTGTTACCTGCCCAGTTGCCGATGCTCTTGCTAAATGGTTCCACAGGGATCGCTGTGGGGATGGCGACGAATATTCCGCCGCACAACTTGAGTGAAGTTGTTGATGGCGCGATCGCCTTAATTGATAATCCTAATTTGCCTGACGAGCAGTTATTGAGCTTAATCCCTGCTCCCGACTTTCCTACAGGCGGGATCATCATGAATGAGGATGGTGTGCGTGAGGCTTACTTAACTGGACGGGGTAGCGTTACGATTCGTGGTGTTGCGTCAGTTGAGCAGTTTGGTGGGAAAGGCACAGGTAAGCGCCAGAAACAAGCGATTATTGTGACGGAGTTGCCCTATCAAGTCAATAAATCAGCATGGATCGAGAAAATTGCTGAATTAGTAAACAATGGCAAAATTGAGGGTATTTCCGATATTCGCGATGAAAGCGATCGCGCAGGGATGCGAGTTGTTATCGAATTAAAGAAAGATATTTCCCCTGAAGTAATTATCGATCAGCTATATCGCCAAACAGCTTTGCAATCAAATTTTGGGGTGATTCTCCTAGCACTCAAAGGTTCGCAACCAAAGCAAATGAGTCTGCGCGAACTATTGCAAGAATTCCTCTCTTTTCGAGAAGAAACCCTTGCGAAGCGGTTCCGTTATGAGCTAAAAAAAGCTCGAGAAAAATCGCATCTATTGGAAGGACTAGTGCTAGTTCTCCAAGATATTGATCGCCTGATCAGGATTTTGCGATTTGCGAATAATAGCGCTCTAGCTAAGACTGACCTGCAAACAGAATTTGCTTTATCAGAAACCCAAGCGGAAGCAATTCTCTCGATGCCTTTACGTCGGATTACGGCAATTGAGCAACAGAAGATCCGTGAAGAACTAGAAACCTTACAACAACAGGTTTCTAGATTAGAGAGGTTATTAGGCGATCGCCGCGAGTTGATGAAATTCTTGAAAAAAGAATTGCGCGATCATAAAAAACGTCATAGCGATCAAAGACGCACCCATCTTGCTTGGCTGTTACAGGGCAATCAACAAAGGATTGCAGTTCCCGACATTGATGAACCAGAGCCACCTAGAGCCACCTCGAAAAGTTCTAAATCTAAAAACGCCGATAAAAATACTGAAAGCGATCGCCAGATTCAGCAAACCCTTGACACTGGGAATGTCACTGAGAAAGTAAGCGATCGCAAATCTCCTAAAGCAACAACTAACAAACAACCCAAACCAGTAGAAGTTCCCTTAATTTCTCTGACAACTGAGCTAAATATTCCCATTGCTGAGCCGCAAGATATTACCGTCCAACTCACGCACAAAGGCTATATCAAAAGCCTAGAGCCTAATTCTAGAGCCTCGCAGTCTGTGGATTTAGGAGATGATGTGACGATCGCTTCCTATGACACCCGTAGCGATCGCGAAATGGTCGTTATGACTAGTTCAGGTAGAGCGTTTCCCCTTGCTCTTGCCAATGTACCTATCATCAAAGGGAAAGGACGGGCTACACCTTTAATTACACTATTACCCGATAGTACTGATCGCATCGTGTCGCAGTTTGTCTGGGAAAAGAATCCTGAATCAACGGCAGGTTTAGTCCTGCTTTCGAGTCAAGGCAAAATCAAGCGATCTCCCCTTTCAGAATTTGCTGATATGACCGCACGTGGACTGATTGCAGCGAAATTCAAAGAAGATGATGCGCTATTCTGGGCTGATATTGTCGGCTTAGAGCAAGAACTAGCGATCGCCACCTCTGCTGGTAGAATCCTACGCCTCAAAGCCGATGAAACCCAAATTCCCACCGTTGGACGTACTGCCGCAGGAAATATTGCCCTACGTTTAGGTAGTTCTGAAGCTCAAATTGGTGTATCAATTCTTGATTTACAAAATAATCCTAGTTCAGAGCTAATATTAATCACTGCTGAAGGTTTTGCCAAACGTATAGCAGCCGCGAATATTCGCTCTGCGGTGCGAGGTGCGATCGGTTCACAATGCTTCAAGTTCCAATCGCGAGCTGATCGATTAGTCAGCATGACTGCGATCGCGAAGCCGCGTCTTGATTTACCTGTAACTTTCTTGATAGGTCAAGATAACGATATTGGCTTAAGAACTGTGCAAATGCCTTTGGGCGCGATTCCTCTAGAGTTACCTAATAGTCAAGGACGCTCGATTTTTGCGGGTGAGAGTGACTTAGTGCGATCGGAAAAAGTAATTCGCGTAGTCGCCAAATAA